From Triticum aestivum cultivar Chinese Spring chromosome 4A, IWGSC CS RefSeq v2.1, whole genome shotgun sequence, a single genomic window includes:
- the LOC123082464 gene encoding auxin-responsive protein SAUR71-like, producing the protein MAWRKKNGGESSLSPGASPCRDDEREKVPRGHVPMVTGCGERVVVPVRLLRDPRIAELLDMAAQQYGYGQPGVLRIPCDVGHFHRVVDGALHRAD; encoded by the coding sequence ATGGCATGGAGGAAGAAGAACGGCGGCGAGTCGTCGTTGTCGCCCGGCGCCTCGCCGTGCCGCGACGACGAGCGGGAGAAGGTCCCTAGAGGGCACGTCCCGATGGTCACCGGCTGCGGCGAGCGGGTGGTGGTGCCGGTGAGGCTGCTCCGGGACCCTCGCATCGCGGAGCTCCTCGACATGGCGGCGCAGCAGTACGGCTACGGCCAGCCGGGCGTACTGCGGATCCCGTGCGACGTCGGACATTTCCACCGGGTCGTCGACGGCGCCCTGCACAGGGCTGACTAG